The proteins below are encoded in one region of Tamandua tetradactyla isolate mTamTet1 chromosome 9, mTamTet1.pri, whole genome shotgun sequence:
- the CDKN1C gene encoding cyclin-dependent kinase inhibitor 1C, with protein MERLVARRTFPMYARTSACRTLFGPVDHEELRRELQIRLAELNAEDQRRWDYNFQRDEPLRGPGRLQWTEVDSESVPAFYRETVQVGRCRLLLPSRPTPICVIPNPPPGPPADEPLDGLEEEAAPPASVPDAATTPPPTPAAAPADSAEQDAPAAPRSQEPHAEPPHSGIAGRPAPGAPAAGAAMKKLPGPLISDFFAKRKRPAPENKASGEVPAGCPPGAASAAVNAAEQTPRKRLR; from the exons ATGGAACGCTTGGTAGCCCGCCGCACCTTTCCCATGTATGCGCGCACCAGCGCCTGCCGCACCCTCTTCGGGCCGGTGGATCACGAGGAGCTGAGACGCGAGCTGCAGATCCGCCTGGCCGAGCTGAACGCCGAGGACCAGCGCCGCTGGGACTACAACTTCCAGCGGGACGAGCCTCTGCGGGGCCCCGGACGCCTGCAGTGGACCGAGGTGGACAGCGAGTCGGTGCCCGCCTTCTACCGCGAGACGGTGCAGGTGGGGCGCTGCCGCCTGCTGCTGCCGTCCCGGCCCACCCCAATCTGTGTGATCCCCAACCCGCCCCCGGGGCCGCCCGCCGACGAGCCCCTCGACGGGCTCGAGGAGGAGGCGGCCCCGCCGGCCAGCGTCCCGGACGCGGCGACCACCCCGCCGCCGACTCCGGCCGCTGCGCCCGCCGACAGCGCGGAGCAGGACGCGCCCGCGGCGCCGCGCAGCCAGGAGCCTCACGCTGAGCCGCCGCACTCAGGGATCGCGGGGCGCCCCGCGCCTGGAGCGCCCGCGGCCGGCGCCGCGATGAAGAAGCTGCCGGGCCCGCTCATCTCAG ACTTCTTCGCCAAGCGCAAGAGACCCGCGCCCGAGAATAAGGCGTCGGGCGAGGTCCCCGCGGGGTGTCCTCCTGGCGCCGCCTCCGCCGCTGTCAACGCCGCGGAGCAGACCCCACGCAAGCGCCTGCGGTGA